The Martelella endophytica genome contains the following window.
GTTAAAACAGTCAGTTTGTCTCCCGAAGATGAAAGCGGCGGTCTCGTCCGCCCGGAAATCAAGTGCAGGAGAAACGGAATGCTGATCATCACCGGCGCCTCGGGCCAACTCGGTCGCAAGGTTGTGAATAGTCTTCTTCATCACGTGCCCGCTGAAAGGATAGGCATCAGCGTCCGCGATCCCGAAACGGTCTCGGACCTGAAGGCGGCCGGCGTTCGTGTGCGCCAGGGCGATTACGATGACGCTGACAGCCTTCGGTTTGCCTGGCAGGGCGCCGAACGTCTGCTGCTTGTCTCCTCGAATGCGGCCGCAACGGGCGGGGATCCGTTGAAGCAGCACGCGACGGCGATTGCTGTGGCGCGCGAACTCCGCGTCGAACGTGTCCTCTACACGAGCCAGGTGGCGAGCTCCCCGACCTCTCAGTTTCCTCCCGGCAGGACCCATGCCGCCACCGAGAAGATGCTGGCGGACTCGCAGCTTCGCTGGACCGCGCTTCGTCACGGCTTCTATGCTGCAAGTGCTCTTGCAATGAATGCGCGTGCCTTTGAAACGGGCGAATTGATCGCGCCGGAGGACGGCAAGGTCGCCTGGACGACCCATGACGATCTGGCCGCCGCCGACGCTGCGCTCTTGGCGGGAGACGCCGTTATCGACGGGCCAACCCCGCCTCTGACCGGAAGCCAGGCCCTGGATCTCGCGGATCTTGCCGCACTTGCGGGCGAAATTTTGGGGCGTCCCGTCGGGCGCGTTCTCGCGAGCGAGGAAGAAACGGAGGCGAAATTGCGGAGTGTCGGTCTTCCGCCGGGCGCCATCGCCGTCGCGATGGGCTATTATCGTGCTGCACGCGCGGGAGAATTCGCCGCGGTTGATGGCACCCTGGCCGAAATTCTTGGCCGACCACCGGTGACGATGGACACGTTCCTGAGAGCAAATCTTCGTTGATCATTTGTCAGACAAGGCGAGCCCGTACCTGGATGCGTGTCCCCGCGATGCAGACCCGCTCTGTTACGTTCGTATGCCCTTCTTCGCTGCTGAAACTTACGGCACAGCTCGGCGCTTCCTCGTTTCGGCGCGTTGCGAGAATACCAACCCCCAAAGGATAGCGCGAAAACTTCGGGCTACGCCGCTCTGTCGTGAATGGTGAGCACTGCGTCCGCAAATGCTTCGGGGGTCTCGAACGGGAAGGCATGGCCGCATGCATAGACCCTGTGCTCATGGTAGCTGGCGAACATGTTCGCGTGATCTGCAGTCCCACCCGGTTTCAAGGGGTCCTGGGTTCCATCCAGCGTCACTGCCGGAACGACAATTTTCGGGCTATTGGACAGCTTTCGTTCGAGAGCGGCGAGCGCAGGATCGCCTTCCTCAAGTCCGAAATCGAACCGATAGGAATGCGTAACCACATCGACGAAATCGGGGTTTTCGAAGGCGGCGGCGGACCGCAGAAAGGTGTTGTCGTCAAAAGACCAGTTCGGCGACCATTGTGACCACAGAATCCGGCACAACTCATGCCGATTCTCACGCAGGCATTCCCTGCCTCTCTCGCTTTGAAACAGGTGCTGGTACCACATCGCCTGTTCGAGCGAGGGCGAAAACGCATGGCGCTGACGCTCGACATCGATGATGTCGTATCCTGCATAGGAGACCAGGCCCTCCACCCGCTCCGGCCAGAGCGCAGAGGCAACGCAAGAAGCAAGGCCACCCCAGTCGAAGCCTGCGAGGATTGCTGTTTCGAGCCCGAGCGCGTCCATAAGCCCGATGACGTCGGCGCCAAGCGCTGCCTGCTGTCCGCTACGCATGGTCTGTTTCGACAGGAAGCGGGTCAGACCGAAGCCGCGCAGATAAGGAACGATCACTTTCGCGCCCGCGGCAGCCAGGACCGGGGCGACCTCCGCGTAGGCGTGAACGTCATAGGGAAAACCATGGGACAGCACCACGGGCCAGCCATCGTCAGGTCCGCTCTGGCAGTAGGCGATTTCCAGAATATCGGTTTTGGCGGTCTTCAGGAGACCGAGTTGGCCCGTCATTGATTGTCTCCTCGTGGTCGTTTTATCCGCATACCGATCGAGAATATGGAACCTGCATGTCCGAGCAAGCGCCAAATCCCGAATTCGGTCGCATTTTCCCTGTGCGGCAATCGAAATACTTGCGCCTTGACACTTGCGGGAGCGAGCAGAACTCGCCCTTTATTGTCCTTCATTCACCGGATATCGGACGTCAGCCATCAAGATTAGGTCGCGAACCATAAGTCGTCCGAAATGGGGACGTACCGACCAGCGGAAACGGGAGCGGGAGGGAACTGGCGACTTTCTTCTTGTTTGAACATGTAGCGAAACGGCCGTCCATATACGAAGAGGTAATCGATGAAGTCGGGTGCGATATCCGCGAGCGCGTCGATCACGTCCTGACTGGCCTCGCAGACTGACTGGCCTCGCAGACGAGGCGACCGAGCATCCGCCTGCCGCGTTCGAATCTGGTTTCTTCCGTCATGGTAGGTTTACTTTATCGAAGAGGACGAGAGGCGCCCCCTGTTGGGGCGCAGCCTGGTTTTCACCGACGCCTGAGAATCATGCCTGCGTGGTACAGGACACCGCCGACGAAATCTCCGTCGGCCGAAAAACCGGTGTCGTCGCGATAGTCGATGTGGTTTCCGGTGATCACGTAGCTTCCCTCATAGGCGCGTTCTCGCGTGCCGCGCGCTTCAACGTAGCGACCGCCGGGGAGAAGCTCGTGCCGGATATGGCCATCGTCCGTCACCCAGAGACCGGTAAAATCGTTTCCGCTGCTCATTCGTCCGCTCCACGCTGTCCGAGGGCGTCGGCGATCTCTTCCGGATCGACCGGCCCGGCGTAGTTCAACTCGTGTCGGATCTTCCAGCCATTATCGGTGCAGGCCCAGCCCAGTTGCGAGCGACCATCAAAGGCGATCACCTCACCATCAGCCCTTTCGATCCGCCCGACGAAACCCAGCGTGGTCGAGGCGACAGTCTGGCCGACGATCGCGTCGTTGGCGATGGTCAGCCCGTGCCTTACTGTTATCGCCGCGTTTTGCAGCTCCTCCCAGTTCGCTCCATAGACGGCTGCGTCGCGGAATAGCTGGGTCTTGCCCGGGGCGAAATTGTCGTAGAACACGCCCTCGACGTTGTTGAGGTCATAGTAGCGGTCCATCTTTTCAGCAAAGACGAAGTCGGGGTCGCTTTTCCGGCGTTCCCATCCGTCCATGATCCAATCGGCATGCAGTTCGGCCGGGGCGTCCGGGCCTGCCTGCGGGCAGGTTTGTGCCGCCGCGAGGGCAGGGACGGCCAGCAGGGAGAACGCTGCGAGTGCGAGAGTTTTCATGTCTCATTTTCCTTTCTTCAGTCCACAACGCTGTGATGCAGTTGCCGAGAGGGAAGATGGACCCTGGCTTTTGGATAGTGTAGGCGTCTTGTAATGGACAGTTTGTAAAGTTGGAGTAACCAATGCCAATGGACCTCAATCTGCTTTCGATGTTTCTCGCCGTCGCGGAAACGCAGAATTTCCGTGAAGCCTCCGATCGCCTCGGCGTGACGCGATCGGCTGTGAGCCAGGGCATGGGGCGGCTTGAAGCGTTCTTCGGCGTCCAGCTTGCAACCCGAACGACTCGCGCCGTGTCGTTGACGGAGGCCGGAGAGCAACTCCGCAGGACACTGTCGCAGCCGATGGGAGACATTCGTGAGGCGCTGGAACGCATCCCGGGCAGCGATATCCCGCGAGGGCACCTCAAGGTCGCAGTCACGTCGATCGCAGAGCGGTTCCTTTCCGGTCCATTCGTTGCGTCCTTTGCTGAGGCCTATCCCGAGGTGACGCTCGATGTCACTGTGACCGACGACGAGTTCGACATCGTCGCCAGAGGCTTTGATGCGGGCGTAAGGCTTGGAGAGGTCATCGCGCAGGACATGATCGCGGTCGCACTGACGGACGCGCAACGCGAGGCGGTCGTCGCTTCCCCCGCCTATATCGCAGTTCACGGAACACCGGAGACGCCGGAAGACCTTCTGAAACACCGATGCATCGGTTGGCGACCGACCCACCGGACCGCACCCTATCGCTGGGAGTTCGAAAAGGAGGGCAAAGCCTTCGATATCGCCGTGAAGCCGCAGATCACCTCGAACGACCTCAACGTCATGCTGCGGGCCGCTCTTGCTGGAGCCGGCTTCACCTTTGCGACGGAGGAAACCTTCCAGCCTCATATCGAGCGCGGCGAACTGGTCTGCGTATTGCAGGACTACCTTCCCTCTTTTCCTGGGTTTTATCTCTATTTCCCGCAGAGAACGGACATGTCCCCGAAGCTGCGCGCGTTGGCCGACCATGTCCGCATGGCTCGGCGCAATACATCGCGCTGAGCCTGACCTTCTAGCCGCTTGCCAGTTCACGCGCCTCGGCCTCCTCCAAAGGTCACGTTGCTCAAGAGTTGATAGCGCTTCTTCCCGAAGCTCTTCGATTTTAGCCGTGCAGCGTCTATTGTCTGCTTCGTCCGGTCTCTGGCGGCGATCTGGCCCTAATGCGGCAAATCGACGATCTGCATCTCAACTACCCGTTTGCCGGAAGCCGGATGTTGCAACGGCTCGCGAGGGGAGAAGAGCTGGAGACTAAGCAGCTGCACGTTGCTCAGCAACGGGCTCATTGCGGGAGTTCGTCGCGCTCAGAATGTGTGTCGGCAATTGGGGGTACGACCTCAGTTCCTCGAACGGCCGAGATGGGGCGCCTTCCGGACCGAAAGAAAATGGGCGCGGAAGAATCCAGCAGATATTCGCGCCGAATATCCAATAGCGACGTCCTGCGACCCTATAGGCATCAGTTTTGCAGAAATGACATTCAACTGTCACTCGACTGTTAAGTGCCTACCTTAGCTAAGCGTCATCCACAACCAAACGTTGGCTGACAAATGACAATTTTCGCGATCAAACGGAATATCTTACGTGCTGGCGCGGCGTTGCTTCTCGCGGCAACATCGTCGCTCGCCCTGGCGCAAGAGCGCCCTGATCTGGTGGTCGGCGTTGCCGATCTGCCGGCGACGCTCGAGCCCGGCAAGGAGCTTTCCAATGTCGGGACGCGCGTCAATTACAGCGTCTTCGACACCCTGGTCCGCCGCGACTTCCTGTCGAGCGAAGACGGTGGTGGCTCGGGTCTGGTACCGGGCCTCGCCAGCGAATGGCACCGCGTCGATGATCTCACCTTGGAGGTCAAGCTGCGGGACGGTGTAACATTCCATAATGGTGCGCCGCTGACGGCCGAAGACGTCGTCTTCACCTTCTCGCCCGAGCGCCTTTCCGGCGAGAATGCTATTCTTCCCGAAGGTCCAGCTTACTTCTCCGTTCTGTCCGAAGTCAAGGCTGTCAACAACCTGACCGTGCAGTTCGTTACCAAGAAACCCGACCCGCTGCTCGAGCACCGTATTTCGTCCTGGGCCTCCTGGATCGTCAATAAGAAGGACTGGGAAGCCAAGGCGGCCGAAAATGGCGGCATTCCGATGTTCCCGGTTGGCACCGGCCCGTTCATGCTCGATGAGTACAAGGCCGACGAGTCGATCCGCCTTGTTGCCTTCGACGATTATTTCGGTGGCAAGCCCACCGCCGCCTCCGTCACCTTCCGCGAAATCCCTGAGCCTTCGACCCGCGTCGCCGGTCTCGTATCGGGCGAGTTCGACATCATCACCAATGTCGCCCCGGACCAGATTCCGCAGATCAACAGCTATGACGACATCGAGACCCGTTCGGTCGTGCTCGCCAATTCGCATGTCCTCGCCTACGGCACGCAGGACCCGGTGATCAAGGACGCCCGCGTTCGTCAGGCGATGAACCTCGCCATCGACCGCCAGCTTCTGAATGAAGCGCTGTGGGGTGGCCAGGCCGTGGTGCCCAATGGCCACCAGTATCCCGAGTTCGGTGACATGTACAATCCCGACCACAAGGGGCTCGAATACGATCCCGAGCGCGCCAGGGAGTTGCTTGCCGAGGCCGGCTATGATGGCGGGCTGATCAAGTACACAACCCGACCGAACTACTATCTCAACGCCTTGCCGGCCGCTCAGGCCATCATCGAGATGTGGAAGGCCGTCGGCCTCAACGTCGAACTCAACGTGGTCGAAAGCTATTCCGGCCTCGACCTCGCCAATCTGCAGGTTCGCACCTGGTCGAACTCCACCCGCTACCCCGATCCGGTCGGCGGGCTGTGGAATCTCTGGGGGCCGTTTGGTGGTCCGCAGCGCGGCGCCGGCAACTGGTCGGGCACCGAGAACCTCGAGCGCTTCAACGAACTTGGCCGCATCATCGAGAGCAATGTGGATCTCGAAACCCGCCGGCCCGCCGCGTTCGAAATGGTGGAAATCTGGGAGAAGGACGCCCCCGGCACCATCCTCTACCAGCCGCTCGAGACCTATGGCGTCTCCAAGGACATCAACTGGAAGCCCTACACCTTCTATTACATGGACCTGCGGCCCTATAACCTCAGCTTCAACGACTGATGAGCGCGACAGAAAATCACACGGGAGGCGGCAATCGTGCCGCCTCCTCTCCACATGCCGGTCAGGCCATGGCCGCACCAGTGCTCGATGTCACGGGCCTCAGCGTTCACGCCGGACGCAATGCCCTCGTCGAGGATGTGAGCCTCAGCGTCCGTCCGGGCGAAACGCTCTGCCTCGTGGGCGAGAGCGGCTGCGGCAAGAGCCTGACCTGCATGTCGATGCTCGGCCTCCTCGATGCCGGCCTCACGGTCGGCGGCTCCATCCGGCTTTTCGGAGCCGAGATCGTCGGCGTCTCCGAAAGCGTGCTTAATGGCCTGCGCGGCAGCGATGTTGCCATGATCTTCCAGAATCCCATGGTTTCGCTCAACCCGGTAAAGCGGGTCGGCGCTCAGATCTCAGAAGCCATTATCGAGCATACCGATCTTCGCGGCGGCGCCGTGGACAGAAGGGTCGCGGAATTGCTCGATCAGGTCGGCATTCCCAATGTCCCCCGCAACCGGAACTGCTATCCGTATCAACTCTCCGGCGGCATGTGCCAACGGGTAATGATCGC
Protein-coding sequences here:
- a CDS encoding NAD(P)H-binding protein; translation: MLIITGASGQLGRKVVNSLLHHVPAERIGISVRDPETVSDLKAAGVRVRQGDYDDADSLRFAWQGAERLLLVSSNAAATGGDPLKQHATAIAVARELRVERVLYTSQVASSPTSQFPPGRTHAATEKMLADSQLRWTALRHGFYAASALAMNARAFETGELIAPEDGKVAWTTHDDLAAADAALLAGDAVIDGPTPPLTGSQALDLADLAALAGEILGRPVGRVLASEEETEAKLRSVGLPPGAIAVAMGYYRAARAGEFAAVDGTLAEILGRPPVTMDTFLRANLR
- a CDS encoding alpha/beta fold hydrolase; the protein is MTGQLGLLKTAKTDILEIAYCQSGPDDGWPVVLSHGFPYDVHAYAEVAPVLAAAGAKVIVPYLRGFGLTRFLSKQTMRSGQQAALGADVIGLMDALGLETAILAGFDWGGLASCVASALWPERVEGLVSYAGYDIIDVERQRHAFSPSLEQAMWYQHLFQSERGRECLRENRHELCRILWSQWSPNWSFDDNTFLRSAAAFENPDFVDVVTHSYRFDFGLEEGDPALAALERKLSNSPKIVVPAVTLDGTQDPLKPGGTADHANMFASYHEHRVYACGHAFPFETPEAFADAVLTIHDRAA
- a CDS encoding LysR family transcriptional regulator; this translates as MPMDLNLLSMFLAVAETQNFREASDRLGVTRSAVSQGMGRLEAFFGVQLATRTTRAVSLTEAGEQLRRTLSQPMGDIREALERIPGSDIPRGHLKVAVTSIAERFLSGPFVASFAEAYPEVTLDVTVTDDEFDIVARGFDAGVRLGEVIAQDMIAVALTDAQREAVVASPAYIAVHGTPETPEDLLKHRCIGWRPTHRTAPYRWEFEKEGKAFDIAVKPQITSNDLNVMLRAALAGAGFTFATEETFQPHIERGELVCVLQDYLPSFPGFYLYFPQRTDMSPKLRALADHVRMARRNTSR
- a CDS encoding ABC transporter substrate-binding protein translates to MLLAATSSLALAQERPDLVVGVADLPATLEPGKELSNVGTRVNYSVFDTLVRRDFLSSEDGGGSGLVPGLASEWHRVDDLTLEVKLRDGVTFHNGAPLTAEDVVFTFSPERLSGENAILPEGPAYFSVLSEVKAVNNLTVQFVTKKPDPLLEHRISSWASWIVNKKDWEAKAAENGGIPMFPVGTGPFMLDEYKADESIRLVAFDDYFGGKPTAASVTFREIPEPSTRVAGLVSGEFDIITNVAPDQIPQINSYDDIETRSVVLANSHVLAYGTQDPVIKDARVRQAMNLAIDRQLLNEALWGGQAVVPNGHQYPEFGDMYNPDHKGLEYDPERARELLAEAGYDGGLIKYTTRPNYYLNALPAAQAIIEMWKAVGLNVELNVVESYSGLDLANLQVRTWSNSTRYPDPVGGLWNLWGPFGGPQRGAGNWSGTENLERFNELGRIIESNVDLETRRPAAFEMVEIWEKDAPGTILYQPLETYGVSKDINWKPYTFYYMDLRPYNLSFND
- a CDS encoding ABC transporter ATP-binding protein, producing the protein MSATENHTGGGNRAASSPHAGQAMAAPVLDVTGLSVHAGRNALVEDVSLSVRPGETLCLVGESGCGKSLTCMSMLGLLDAGLTVGGSIRLFGAEIVGVSESVLNGLRGSDVAMIFQNPMVSLNPVKRVGAQISEAIIEHTDLRGGAVDRRVAELLDQVGIPNVPRNRNCYPYQLSGGMCQRVMIAMALACRPRLLIADEPTTALDVTIQAQILRLLRDIQAELGLGVVFVTHDLGVVAEIADTVSVMYAGRVVESAPVDMLFEDPRHPYTRALMASRIGFGRMPGTALDAIGGTVPAPSARPKGCNFAPRCHRAGARCAQDPRLLRDGQRSVACHFPETGSEAMA